A section of the Longimicrobium sp. genome encodes:
- a CDS encoding DUF1707 SHOCT-like domain-containing protein: MSQPSSAPVPLERTREQTIQQLCQHYAVDNLTDTGLEERLDRAHAAGSLEELRSLVSDLPVLHAAQSAAAGSHLPATGGYNADSQVIVGIMGGAERSGAWAPAKMTTVIAVMGGVDLDLREARFAPGVTEINILAIMGGVDIVVPPGVHLDVNGIGIMGGFGQKGHTDAPADGSAPVLRISGFAMMGGVGVSVRLPGEKASDAKRRERLSREAAKLASGRRSLGS; this comes from the coding sequence ATGTCCCAGCCCAGTTCCGCTCCCGTACCGCTGGAGCGGACGCGCGAGCAGACCATCCAGCAGCTCTGCCAGCACTACGCGGTCGACAACCTGACCGACACGGGGCTGGAGGAGCGGCTGGACCGCGCGCACGCCGCCGGCTCGCTCGAAGAGCTCCGCTCGCTCGTGTCGGACCTGCCCGTACTGCACGCCGCGCAGAGCGCGGCCGCGGGATCACACCTGCCCGCGACCGGCGGCTACAACGCCGATTCGCAGGTGATCGTCGGCATCATGGGCGGAGCCGAGCGCAGCGGTGCCTGGGCGCCCGCCAAAATGACGACCGTGATCGCCGTCATGGGCGGCGTGGACCTGGACCTTCGCGAGGCGCGCTTTGCCCCCGGCGTCACCGAGATCAACATCCTCGCGATCATGGGTGGCGTGGACATCGTGGTGCCGCCGGGTGTGCACCTGGACGTGAACGGCATCGGGATCATGGGCGGCTTTGGCCAGAAGGGCCACACCGACGCGCCCGCTGACGGCAGCGCGCCCGTGCTCCGCATCAGCGGGTTCGCCATGATGGGCGGCGTGGGGGTAAGCGTTCGCCTGCCCGGCGAAAAGGCCAGCGACGCCAAGCGCCGCGAGCGCCTGTCGCGCGAAGCCGCCAAGCTGGCCTCCGGCCGCCGCAGCCTGGGCTCCTAG